TTCCATCCCTTCTAGATGAGATGGTAGTCCGAGGGAGTGAGTGGATCATTCTTGCAAGCACTCGTGAGGGCTCATGAGGATACTGCAGAAgttctctccctctgtgctgtCCATAGAAGCTGATAGCTCTCGCACACCTCTCTGTCCATGGTCTGGGCACCAGACCTcttcttctttcctctttggaaccaaactacctttgctttttttgcagAGAACAGTTTTTCCATAGTGCAGATTCGAAAGAGAGCATGATTGCATGCATTCCCATAGTTGTTCTTCCCCTTCAACATTCAGCCCAGGTCACTCAAGATGTGGACAATTCAGTTCTTAAGTGAAAAAGGAATTGAGAGGTGAAGGCTGTAACATGCTGCAGCATTCCTCATGTACAGCTTTTAAACACCTATGATGTGGAAAGGAAACCGTGTTAGAACCCATTTACACAGGCATCATTTTAAGAACATGCTAGTCCTGGAACTGTTACTAAACTTTCTGAAGATCAAGGTTGTAACATGATTTGGTTACAGGTTAAAATGTGGATTAGTCCTGACTACACAGGTAAAAACAGTTGCCAGGAGGCTTTGCTGTTTATCTCTGACTTTCAGGGACATTGTTTCCAGAGAGTATTTTTCTCAGTCTTCTGTATCTCCATCTCCCCTTCTGCATTCAATTGTCTTTTCCGTTTTTCACCTTCTCCATGTTGTGTCTCCCACCCTTCCGTGCACTAGTAGCACTATTAAGCACTTCTAGCATTACCTATTACAAGCTAATATCCCTGCCACACTTGTACTGCAACTGGTGTTCGACACTGTATACTGCTGGACTCTCCCCAGACTGTTCAAAGGGATTTAAATGCTGTATAATCTGTTCAGCACGTCTTGTCCATGGCACAACCTTGTGTTTTGGAAtgtgtaatttttaaaagtgatataAAGattaacaacaaaaaacagattgAAGATGCTTTAAAGGTATATTCACTGCCATCTACTGACAGTTATGCAAAGGACACGCTGTCAGTATTGTGTTAACTTGGATACTGCAAATTGGGATTTCTAGAATCAAAATGCCGATGCAAAATATTTGAGCAACAACATAAGCGTATCCAGCTTGCCCAGCACCGAGGGGGGTTATCATCAGTATCAGAAATAAATTTAATCAGTAAATAACTATTCCAAGTACAAAACCCGTCATGAATATTTTCATTGTGTctgtgtgcatgcacacacatgttGCCATGTATTTATTTCGATCTAGAAATATCACACGACATACATGGCATAAATCACTTTTGTTCTTTTCACTTTCAGGAATAAAAGGGATCCCTCAACCCTCTGCTTTTATACCCACGGCTGAAAGTAATTCTTTTCAGCCTCAAGTGACAACTCTCCCATCACCAGTTGATGCCAAGCAGCAGCTACAGCGTAAGATCCAGAAGAAGCAACAGGAACAGAAACTGCAGTCTCCTTTGCCAGGAGAGTCTCcagcaaagaaaacagaaggaGCTACAGCCAATGGAGTAACAAGTATTTCTAATGGAAGCCCTGCAATCTTGTCTCCTCAGCCTATTGGTATCGTAGTGGCAGCTGTACCCAGCCCCATACCGGTAATGTGCTCCAACAGTTTTCAACCCAGACAACCTTATAAAACTGTTGTTCtctattttatatttattctggAAATATTTAAGCAAATAGAAAGTTATCACAGACTAATGGCTTCCTGTTGCTATATGAATGTTGAGAGATAGATTCGGTGACCCTTCTTTTCTTGTTCCAGGGACTTTTTCTGTTGTTCCAAATAAGTGACAAAGCCAGAAATGTAAAAATTTTGTCTGATGGATGTGGATGTGTTAGAATGATACTTACACAGCACGGGCCacattcatccttggtgtaaatcagtgacaGTGGCACTTAAACCAGGAATAATTTGGATTTTAAATGGGAATCATTATACCTTTAGGGCAAAATTTACATGAGTTCTGAAGCTTGCACAAGACCCAATGCATTGCTTAAGCCCTTCATATGGTATGTAAATGTGGCTTCATTAGTCCAGAGGGCTTTGTACTGGCATCTGTTTAACCTTTATTTGAATATCTATACTGTAGTACAGACTTGTTTGTTTTGGCTGAACAAAACCTGATTTTTGGCTTTATTGTATATTTTGATAGCTAAGCCAGTTTCTGCCTGAATAATGTTTAGTTTGTGTTTTACTCACTGGTGGaagtttaaaaattaatgtttGAAGATCTCCTCCCCTCTCTATCTATCTTCAATCAACACTCCAAGGTCCTGCatctgaatcatagaaatgtcgggctggaagggacctggacaTGTCAATGAATGCCCCTTTTTTCCTGCAAAAATGCACTTAAAATAGGGCCTCAATTTTACGAGAATCAAGCCCCAAGTATCTAGTGCAGATTTTAGTTatctggattattattatttgtattaccgtagtgcctaggagcctagtcatggaccagggtccCTTTGGGTTAGGCAACAAGGATTATTTGTTCTGTTCTGATTTTTTGCTGGCCTTAGTACTCAACTCTATTGTCTTTCATCCTTTCCCCAGGAGCTTGGGGAAGAGGTGAGCCTAGGGATAGTGAGGCCTTGTTGCTTTGTCATTATACCTGTTCTCGTGATCTGATGTGTAAGTTGTGGGGCAGTTGACCATTGAGGTGGAAGAGCAGCTTTACTATATGTTTTGAGTATTTACTGTGACGGTCTGCAAGGAGGCTATATCTCTTTGGGATTGTCCATGATGGTGGTGATGTGAGTGTTCGTATTCTGGAAGAGCAACTAGAGTGTAGGATGGGTGCCTGTTTGcagttttatatataaaaaacagtGCAGCATCCTTTTAATCCTTAGGATGTGGCACTCTTACTCTCCATTAATCTAACTCTATCCATTAGATTATGTAGGGCATGCATACTTTTGTTTAAATTGACTGTCCTTTTTCTCCACATACAGGTACCGAGGACCAGACAGCTGGTGACATCTCCAAGTCCGATGGGCTCCTCTGATGGCAAGGTTCTTCCGCTCAATGTTCAGGTGGTCACCCAGCACATGCAGTCAGTCAAGCAGTCACCAAAGACTCCTCAGAATGTTCCAGCCAGTCCAGTTGGTGACCGTTCCGCCCGGCATCGTTACCCACAGATCTTACCTAAGCCAGCAAACACCAGTGCTCTCACCATCCGCTCGCCTACTACGGTGCTTTTCACCAGTAGCCCAATCAAGACAGTTGTGCCAGCTCCCCATGTAAATTCCTTAAACGTGGTAAAAATGACAGCAATATCGCTTGCCCCTAGCAGCAGTAGTGTACCCGTCAAACACACTACTTCATTGAACAGCAGTACAGGAGCAATGGAAGAATCGAGGACTGTTCCGCAGATTAAAAATGGGTCTGTTGTTTCACTTCAGTCTCCAGGATCCAAGACAAGCAGTGTTGTAGCTACACCTGCAGTTGAGATCAAAATGGAACCAGAAGCATTGCTGGATGAGAACCCAATACAGTGCCAAGAGAATTCTGACGTGTCTAAAGCTATAAAAGGAGCACCAGGCCTGCCTACTGCTCAAAGTAATCATTTTGAGGGAACAACCTTGAAAGGTTCAACTGAGAGCATCAGTGAAGTGAAAACAGTTAAGGGCTGTGATCAGAGACCTGAAGGAGCAAGGACCAAATATAAAGCTCGACCTAAAGAAATCATACCAGTTTCTTCAGCAGGCAATAATCAAAGCACTCTTACTCTCTCAGTTGCCACTCAAAACTTCTCCAACACCAGCATCAGTTCACCTCCTAGTGGTGATTCTACTATTAAAGATAAAACATGCACTAAAAGTCCAAGGAAGCGACTACCTTCTACGCTTCAGGAGTCCCAGGTACCACCTGTAAAGAAACCACTAGTGGGGCAGCTTTCAGCAGGTAGCATGGAAGGTCAAAAAGGAAGCAGTGTTAAGAAGGTTCAGAAGGTTGTATCATTAGCTAGAAATGACAGTGCTAGAGCACTTGCTCAAGTTCCTAGCAAGGTCACTATAAAAGTAAATTCTACAGCTTCAACACACTTAGTGACAAACTGTCCATTGAATTCCAACGTTATAAATACCAGTGATTCCACTTTGGGACAGCAGCTCACAGCCTCATCTCCAGATATAAAAGTAAAATTGGAAGGAAATTTGTTTATCTTAGAAAATGATTCAAAATCTGATGGCAGCTTTAATCCAAATGCATGGCAGCATATCACTAAAACCTCTGACTTTACATCTGTGAACGCTGAACAGCAGCAAGATATCAGTGTTATGACTATTGCAGGACAGTCTGGCTCTAATGATTTACAGGAATCTGTATGGGAGCCAGTGCACTGTGAAGGAATACAACAGGATACATACAGCCAGCAGTTACAGAGCCAGATCCAAGAATCAGCTTTGGGTCAAATACAAGCACAGTCCTCAAATCAGTTACCGTTACCTCTGCAGTCTGAGTTAAAAGAATTCGAACATACAGTCCCTCAATCAAACGAAAACTTCTTTTCATTTGATGATGACCTTACACAGGACAGCATTGTGGAGGAACTGGTGCTCATGGAGGAGCAAATGTCAATGAACAGTTCTCATCCTTATGGTAGTTGTCTGGGAATGGCACTGCAGAATCAGACAGCAGCTCAAGGAGCTCCAATGTCATCTCATCCAAGCAATACGCACTTCTACCATTCAATCCACAACAATAGCACTCCAATTCACACTCCCACACCTACCCCGACTCCCACACCTACCCCGACTCCGACCCCAACACCCACGTCAGAAATGATTGCTGGATCTCAGAGTGTGTCACGAGAGAGCCCATGCTCACGACTGGCTCAGACTACTCCTGTAGACAGTGCTCTGGGAAGTAGCCGGCATACACCCATTGGCACACCACATTCAAACTGCAGCAGCAGTGTCCCTCCTAGTCCCGTGGAATGCAGAAATCCTTTTGCATTTACTCCAATAAGCTCCAGTATGGCATACCATGATGCCAGCATTGTCTCAAGTAGCCCTGTGAAACCAATGCAGCGACCTATGGCTACTCACCCTGATAAAACCAAACTTGAGTGGATGAATAACGGGTACAGTGGAGTCACTAATTCATCAGTTTCAAATCATGGCATTCTTCCAAGCTATCAGGAGCTAGTGGAAGACCGTTTCAGGAAACCTCATGCTTTTGCAGTTCCTGGCCAGTCATATCAGTCTCAGTCCCGGCACCATGATACTCACTTTGGTCGTGTGACTCCTGTGTCACCTGTATCACATCAGGGAGCCTCTGTAAATAGCACCAACAAGCAGGAAGGCTTTGCTGTTCCTGCCCCTCTTGACAACAAAGGAACAAGTTCCTCTCTCAATAACAGTTTCAGATGCCGGAGCGTAAGCCCTGCTGTCCATCGCCAGCGTAATCTTAGTGGAAGCACTGTCTATCCAGTTTCTAATATACCACGCTCTAACTTGACCCCTTTCGGAAGTCCAGTGACACCTGAAGTTCACAATGTGTTCACAAATATTCATGCAGACACTAGTGCCAATAATATAGCTCAAAGGAGTCAGTCAGTCCCTTTGACTGTCATGATGCAGACAGCCTTCCCATCTcttcagaaacaaacaaacactaaaaaaataacaaatgtgtTGTTAAGCAAACTTGATTCTGATAGCGATGATGCAGTAAGAGGTTTGGGAATGAACAACATGCCTTCAAATTACACAGCGAGGATGAATCTCACTCAGATTTTAGAAACATCCACCACTTTTCCTAGTGCCAACCCACAAAATATGATCAATTCCAGCACTTCAGTTTATGAATTCCAAACACCAAGTTACCTCACAAAAAACAGCAGCACCGATCAGATCAGTTTTTCTTCTGGAGATAACCAAGCACAATCAGAAATTGGAGAACAGCAATTAGATTTCAGCAGCACTGTAAAAGACTTTTTAGGGGAGGACAATCTGCAAACCAACCAGCAGCTGGTGAATCAGGTGGTGTCAGATCTCAATAACGGTGCATCTGTCTTTTCCAGCGACATCAGGTTGTCTTCCGACCTCTCAGGCAGCATTAATGATCTGAATACTTTAGATACAAATCTACTGTTTGATCCAGGTCGTCAGCAGGGACAAGACGACGATGCTACACTGGAGGAGTTAAAGAACGACCCCTTGTTTCAACAAATCTGCAATGAATCCATAAACTCAATGACTACATCAGGTTTTGAGTGGATGGAGAGTAAGGACCATCCTGCTGTTGAAATGTTGGGTTAAATTTGTTTAATAATATGTATGTAGCACACTGTATCTGAAAGACAGACGTATTGTATTTGTCTTAATGGAAGTGCCTCCTGCAGCAGAAACACTTGCTAAGAAttgtggcatttttaaaaaagagtttgcTGTACAAGTCGCTTATTCTTTAGCTGGGAATAGGCAGTCTtttcaattttaaataaatttctgAAGGCTATTGAAGAGCCAGTATTAGAATTTAAATTTTATAGGGTTCCCACTTAATAGCATTTCTTATTGtagcaaaaatatatatacatagtgATTGAAAACCAGCATTCACAACTTGAGGAGAGGTGTTGGGAGGGTTTTAAATCCAACTTACTTGTTACTAGAGATTCAGTACTTAGTACTGCCTGCTACTTCTGAGGAGATGTTTGATATTGGCCTGTGTTATTCAAGTCAGAAATGTGTGGGACCTGTAGACAAGTAGGTGGTTGATGAGAGAGAGGGGTTACAGCTTGATGTAGGGCATACAAGTGGTGTTGTCTCATTGAGCATTACCCAGAGCTGCAGTACTATGGTGAATCGTGAGGAATGTGTGTGACACCATTTACATCTATGATGAAGGGCTAAGATAGGAGAAAATAATGGGAACGatcaaggaaagagaaaaatgcactaaaattttattttaaatatatatatttagtgtTTTTATCCATAGATATCCAGGACCTCACCTTAATGTTATTTTAGTTTTCACTTTAAATGTTGGATTTTAATATGAGTTTAAAATGCATGATAAAAGATTCTGAGCACTGAGGCTTAATAAAAGTAGACATATGTATATTAGAAAATGATAgttactgttttattatttatcagAATTAGCGAAGGTGACatgacatttgttttcttttttcagtagaaTGGCTGCATGAGCTTATTAAAATATTACTATGTTTAAGATTTGTTATTAAACCCATCTGTTCTAACCTAATGGGGAGTAGAGGAAGGTGTTTTTCCTCTGTATTTTTCAGTAGGctgcccctttctgtgcctcctgAAAATAAAGAAGATGATAAAAATGTACTGATATTGGCTGACAACTATTAAAAATAACTTCTATAGAGCCATAATGTTaccaggcactttacaaacatgcaGCAAGACACATGAAGtccttgggtaaaattttcaaaagtgcttatgtCCCATTGTCAAAACTGTCTTAGGTACTAAGGATCCTAAATCTCATTGAcagtcaatgagatttaggctcctaagtcatttaggtgctttagaaaactTTAACCCTTGTCATTAAAAGTAAAAGAAGAATTTGAGTGTtgtaaaaatctctaatgatgaaTAGAGAAAAGGAACCTAACCATCCGAGGCCCTAATGCTACAAAGGGGATCTGCACAGGCAAACTCTGACTCCCATGTGGAGTGTCACAGATGCCAGGCAGGCAAATCACTTTGTAGTATTGTTCCTGGAGCTTTGTAAGGGGTTTGTTGTTTCTCCTATGGACTGATGACATCAGTAGAACTTAAAGCAGGGTGTCACATTAGAGGGTTGTTAGGTCATCAGCTCATGTAGGAGAGAGGCAGAATGCCGCCATCTAGATTGGGCAAATGAGGAAGagaggaccagattttcagctcttgaaatgtattttttcaaTTTCGTGGTTCTTGAAATGTATTTTGGTAATTTCTTGCATTTCTACTAATGATCTGAAATCTTCAGTATTTGGTTTTGACAGCATTCGTTGCCATGGTGCTGCTCACTAGCACTCCAGATGCTAGTACATCATTGCTTCTCCTGGTCCCTGGGATC
The Eretmochelys imbricata isolate rEreImb1 chromosome 10, rEreImb1.hap1, whole genome shotgun sequence genome window above contains:
- the RFX7 gene encoding DNA-binding protein RFX7 — translated: MMAEEQQPDPQQPPPPPQQLPGTPAPGGALPALVPGLQGTEANALQHKIKNSICKTVQSKVDCILQEVEKFTDLEKLYLYLQLPSGPSNGEKSDQISMSSSRAQQMHAFSWIRNTLEEHPETSLPKQEVYDEYKSYCDNLGYHPLSAADFGKIMKNVFPNMKARRLGTRGKSKYCYSGLRKKAFVHMPTLPNLGFHKTGDGLEGSDPSGQLQSADEEVVSAACRLVCEWAQKVLSQPFDSVLDLARFLVKSHYIGTKSMAALTVMAGAPAGIKGIPQPSAFIPTAESNSFQPQVTTLPSPVDAKQQLQRKIQKKQQEQKLQSPLPGESPAKKTEGATANGVTSISNGSPAILSPQPIGIVVAAVPSPIPVPRTRQLVTSPSPMGSSDGKVLPLNVQVVTQHMQSVKQSPKTPQNVPASPVGDRSARHRYPQILPKPANTSALTIRSPTTVLFTSSPIKTVVPAPHVNSLNVVKMTAISLAPSSSSVPVKHTTSLNSSTGAMEESRTVPQIKNGSVVSLQSPGSKTSSVVATPAVEIKMEPEALLDENPIQCQENSDVSKAIKGAPGLPTAQSNHFEGTTLKGSTESISEVKTVKGCDQRPEGARTKYKARPKEIIPVSSAGNNQSTLTLSVATQNFSNTSISSPPSGDSTIKDKTCTKSPRKRLPSTLQESQVPPVKKPLVGQLSAGSMEGQKGSSVKKVQKVVSLARNDSARALAQVPSKVTIKVNSTASTHLVTNCPLNSNVINTSDSTLGQQLTASSPDIKVKLEGNLFILENDSKSDGSFNPNAWQHITKTSDFTSVNAEQQQDISVMTIAGQSGSNDLQESVWEPVHCEGIQQDTYSQQLQSQIQESALGQIQAQSSNQLPLPLQSELKEFEHTVPQSNENFFSFDDDLTQDSIVEELVLMEEQMSMNSSHPYGSCLGMALQNQTAAQGAPMSSHPSNTHFYHSIHNNSTPIHTPTPTPTPTPTPTPTPTPTSEMIAGSQSVSRESPCSRLAQTTPVDSALGSSRHTPIGTPHSNCSSSVPPSPVECRNPFAFTPISSSMAYHDASIVSSSPVKPMQRPMATHPDKTKLEWMNNGYSGVTNSSVSNHGILPSYQELVEDRFRKPHAFAVPGQSYQSQSRHHDTHFGRVTPVSPVSHQGASVNSTNKQEGFAVPAPLDNKGTSSSLNNSFRCRSVSPAVHRQRNLSGSTVYPVSNIPRSNLTPFGSPVTPEVHNVFTNIHADTSANNIAQRSQSVPLTVMMQTAFPSLQKQTNTKKITNVLLSKLDSDSDDAVRGLGMNNMPSNYTARMNLTQILETSTTFPSANPQNMINSSTSVYEFQTPSYLTKNSSTDQISFSSGDNQAQSEIGEQQLDFSSTVKDFLGEDNLQTNQQLVNQVVSDLNNGASVFSSDIRLSSDLSGSINDLNTLDTNLLFDPGRQQGQDDDATLEELKNDPLFQQICNESINSMTTSGFEWMESKDHPAVEMLG